A region of Sulfurimonas sp. DNA encodes the following proteins:
- the hemL gene encoding glutamate-1-semialdehyde 2,1-aminomutase, translated as MSTEISLKAFKQAQELIPGGVNSPVRAFSSVGGTPLFISEGNGAYLTDVDGNKYVDFVQSWGPLIFGHRDEAIESAVINAVKRGLSFGAPTQAETDLASLVVSMFDSIDKIRFVSSGTEAVMSAIRLARGFTGRDDIVKFTGCYHGHSDCLLVEAGSGAVTFGNPSSPGVPADFTKHTLLATYNDIESVKKCFEDSSDIACIIIEPIAGNMGLVPADKEFLRELKSICQANGALLIFDEVMSGFRASINGAESITGTKPDIVTLGKVIGGGMPVGAFGGRAEIMAKLSPEGPVYQAGTLSGNPVAMAAGLAALTKLKKNAQVLSVLNARATRLVQGMQAEARTCGITMQIDTRGSMFGFFFNDNPVKNFADACNSDAKIFASFHSQMLKEGFYFACSLYETGFISTATTDEMIEDTIKASTRVFKAISNA; from the coding sequence ATGAGTACAGAAATATCATTAAAAGCATTTAAGCAAGCTCAAGAACTAATCCCTGGCGGGGTAAACTCTCCAGTTAGAGCATTTTCAAGTGTTGGTGGAACACCACTTTTTATAAGTGAAGGGAATGGAGCTTATTTAACAGATGTAGATGGAAATAAATATGTTGATTTTGTACAAAGTTGGGGACCACTTATTTTTGGACACAGAGATGAAGCTATAGAGTCAGCTGTCATAAATGCTGTGAAACGAGGACTTAGTTTTGGTGCTCCAACACAAGCTGAAACAGACTTAGCATCTCTAGTAGTTTCTATGTTTGACTCTATTGACAAAATAAGATTTGTAAGTAGTGGAACAGAGGCTGTTATGAGTGCTATTCGTCTTGCTCGTGGATTTACAGGTCGTGATGATATCGTTAAGTTTACAGGTTGTTATCATGGTCATAGCGATTGTCTTTTAGTAGAAGCTGGAAGTGGTGCTGTAACTTTTGGAAATCCTTCAAGTCCAGGAGTTCCAGCGGACTTTACAAAACACACATTACTTGCAACCTACAATGACATAGAGAGTGTAAAAAAATGCTTTGAGGATTCTAGCGATATAGCTTGTATCATTATTGAGCCTATTGCAGGAAATATGGGTTTAGTTCCAGCAGATAAAGAGTTTTTGCGTGAATTAAAGTCCATTTGTCAAGCAAATGGAGCTTTATTAATATTTGATGAAGTTATGAGTGGTTTTAGAGCTTCTATAAATGGTGCTGAGTCTATTACTGGAACTAAGCCTGACATAGTTACTCTTGGTAAAGTTATCGGTGGCGGAATGCCTGTTGGTGCTTTTGGCGGACGAGCGGAGATAATGGCAAAACTTTCTCCTGAGGGGCCAGTTTATCAAGCAGGAACACTTAGTGGAAATCCAGTTGCTATGGCAGCAGGACTTGCAGCCTTAACTAAACTAAAGAAAAATGCACAAGTTTTAAGTGTTTTAAATGCAAGAGCAACCCGTTTAGTTCAAGGTATGCAAGCTGAAGCTAGGACATGTGGTATAACTATGCAAATAGATACAAGAGGAAGTATGTTTGGCTTTTTCTTTAATGATAATCCTGTAAAAAACTTCGCAGATGCTTGTAATTCAGATGCTAAAATATTTGCATCTTTTCATTCACAGATGCTCAAAGAGGGCTTTTACTTTGCTTGCTCACTTTATGAAACAGGTTTTATCTCAACTGCTACAACTGATGAAATGATAGAAGATACAATAAAAGCGAGTACAAGAGTCTTTAAGGCAATATCAAATGCCTAA
- a CDS encoding flagellar hook-basal body protein, which produces MQSGYYSAAAGMVTQFNRLDTIANNLANVNTVGFKEDNLVVGDFMRIYKEARDKLPNENHSEKAAAFLNRTITKAPQVVDAYTNHSVGNMQLTDNLMDFALSREGLFFLVKTPHGVRLTRDGSFTKDEDGLLVTKQGYEVLPSDYFEAGRNITFNSDENIIEVDKNGQLYKNIPNSVNLVEASKLFIANPDNVAFLKKEADGLYRYDGLDDLVSLEETGAVLQGFTEKSNVNAVKMMTQMIETNRLVEMYQKAMKVQMDDMNSDAINKIARKA; this is translated from the coding sequence ATGCAAAGTGGATATTATAGTGCTGCTGCTGGAATGGTTACTCAGTTTAACCGTTTAGACACCATAGCTAATAATCTTGCCAATGTTAATACGGTTGGTTTCAAAGAAGATAATTTAGTTGTTGGCGATTTTATGCGTATATATAAAGAGGCAAGAGATAAATTGCCAAATGAAAATCACAGCGAAAAAGCTGCTGCTTTCTTAAATAGAACAATAACAAAAGCACCACAGGTCGTAGATGCTTATACAAACCACTCTGTTGGTAATATGCAACTCACAGATAATCTAATGGATTTCGCACTTTCAAGGGAAGGACTATTCTTTTTGGTAAAAACTCCTCACGGTGTTAGGCTTACAAGAGATGGTTCTTTTACAAAAGATGAGGACGGACTACTTGTGACAAAACAAGGTTATGAAGTTTTACCAAGTGATTATTTTGAAGCAGGTAGAAACATAACATTTAACTCAGATGAAAATATTATAGAGGTTGATAAAAATGGTCAACTTTATAAAAATATTCCAAACAGTGTAAATTTAGTTGAAGCATCTAAGCTCTTTATTGCAAATCCTGATAATGTTGCATTTTTGAAAAAAGAAGCGGATGGTCTTTATCGTTACGATGGACTAGATGATTTAGTAAGTTTGGAAGAGACAGGAGCTGTCTTACAAGGCTTTACTGAAAAGAGTAATGTAAATGCTGTAAAGATGATGACACAGATGATAGAAACAAATCGCTTAGTTGAGATGTACCAAAAAGCTATGAAAGTACAAATGGACGATATGAATAGCGACGCAATTAACAAAATAGCAAGAAAAGCATAA
- the rpoD gene encoding RNA polymerase sigma factor RpoD has protein sequence MTAKELNKAIDLFFSEHKSKDCATYESLIELFEKQPTTAQAKNIFNLMTKHKTCLYTSSEHAKKLNDKEAKARQDAQRKMLINNESDKFDILKEHELLEWSRSDSPVRMYLREMGQIPLLTKEEEIEISKKIEGGESIIIDAICSVPYLIKFILDYRDPLINRERRVKELFKSFEDEKEDSDDTDGAEASTDAQSEIKTLTAKDKSRVEKVTFCFKALEKAKKEWAKVSEKAPNNIDIEVTQETVHYFLNLIFKKSVLKNKLLDLGPTSKLINELVKAMETALKSDDGFDKELKRLEYKLPLFNATLKANHKVLVDKIQELNKENIAGMVPEATMVSTYMEIKKLVQTKEASKNSFDMEPDKLSDILEQIKRGKNISEISKTKMAKSNLRLVVSIAKRYTNRGLPFLDLIQEGNIGLMKAVDKFEYQKGYKFSTYATWWIRQAISRAIADQARTIRIPIHMIETINRINKIMRKHLQEHGKEPDVDKIADEVGLSVEKVKNVIKITKEPISLEAPIGNEDDGRFGDFIEDKSSISPADSILKDDLRVQIENVLEQLNEREKAVIKLRFGIMDDESDRTLEEIGKELSVTRERVRQIESSAIKKLKHPKVGRKLKSYIEE, from the coding sequence ATGACAGCAAAAGAATTAAACAAAGCCATTGACCTATTTTTTAGTGAGCACAAATCAAAAGATTGTGCAACTTATGAATCACTAATAGAACTTTTTGAAAAACAACCAACTACTGCACAAGCCAAAAATATATTTAATTTAATGACAAAACATAAAACCTGCCTTTATACTTCAAGTGAACATGCAAAAAAACTAAATGATAAAGAAGCTAAAGCGCGACAAGATGCACAAAGAAAGATGCTTATCAATAATGAGTCTGATAAATTTGATATCTTAAAAGAACATGAATTACTAGAGTGGTCACGCTCAGACTCTCCTGTTCGTATGTACCTTCGCGAGATGGGACAAATTCCACTTTTAACAAAAGAAGAAGAGATTGAAATAAGTAAAAAAATTGAGGGTGGAGAAAGTATAATCATAGATGCTATTTGCTCTGTTCCATACTTAATCAAATTTATCTTAGATTACAGAGACCCTTTAATCAACAGAGAAAGAAGAGTAAAAGAACTATTTAAAAGCTTTGAAGATGAAAAAGAAGATAGTGATGATACAGATGGAGCAGAAGCTTCAACAGATGCTCAAAGTGAGATTAAAACTTTAACTGCAAAAGACAAAAGTAGAGTAGAAAAAGTAACTTTTTGTTTTAAAGCATTAGAGAAAGCCAAAAAAGAGTGGGCAAAAGTATCTGAAAAAGCTCCAAATAACATTGATATAGAAGTAACACAAGAGACCGTTCATTACTTCTTAAATTTGATATTTAAAAAATCAGTTTTAAAAAATAAACTTTTAGACCTAGGACCAACATCAAAACTTATTAACGAACTTGTAAAAGCTATGGAAACTGCTCTTAAGAGTGATGATGGTTTTGACAAAGAGTTAAAAAGATTAGAATACAAACTACCACTTTTTAATGCTACCCTAAAAGCTAATCACAAAGTATTGGTAGATAAAATCCAAGAACTTAATAAAGAAAATATTGCAGGAATGGTTCCAGAAGCGACAATGGTAAGTACTTATATGGAAATAAAGAAACTTGTTCAAACAAAAGAGGCAAGTAAAAATAGTTTTGATATGGAACCTGATAAACTTTCAGATATTTTAGAGCAAATAAAACGCGGAAAAAATATTAGTGAAATTTCTAAAACTAAAATGGCAAAATCTAACCTTAGACTAGTTGTTTCTATTGCAAAAAGATATACAAACCGTGGATTACCATTCCTTGACCTTATACAAGAAGGAAATATTGGACTAATGAAAGCAGTTGATAAATTTGAGTATCAAAAAGGGTACAAATTTTCAACTTATGCTACATGGTGGATTCGTCAAGCAATATCTCGTGCTATCGCTGATCAAGCAAGAACTATTCGTATTCCAATTCATATGATAGAAACTATTAACCGAATCAATAAAATAATGCGCAAGCACCTTCAAGAGCATGGTAAAGAGCCAGATGTAGATAAAATTGCTGATGAAGTTGGCTTATCCGTTGAAAAAGTTAAAAATGTTATCAAAATAACAAAAGAGCCTATCTCTCTTGAAGCACCGATAGGTAACGAAGATGATGGTAGATTTGGTGACTTTATAGAAGATAAATCTTCAATTTCTCCTGCAGATTCTATACTTAAAGATGACCTAAGAGTTCAAATAGAAAATGTACTAGAACAGTTAAATGAAAGAGAGAAAGCTGTTATTAAACTTCGTTTTGGAATTATGGATGATGAGAGTGATAGAACGCTTGAAGAGATTGGAAAAGAACTTAGTGTTACTCGAGAACGCGTTCGTCAAATAGAATCAAGCGCTATCAAAAAACTAAAACACCCTAAAGTTGGCAGAAAACTTAAAAGTTATATAGAAGAGTAA
- a CDS encoding AtpZ/AtpI family protein, with product MPKKTQAETKDNELGEKPERKPRIKPIIEAADSLSLGISMVVAVVMGVGIGILLKNITGIPWLFWIGVSIGIAAAVLNVYKAYSKQHKVMQDLAKEPRYAIKKQLDEDDDEDYGEKSY from the coding sequence ATGCCTAAGAAGACGCAAGCAGAAACTAAAGATAATGAATTAGGTGAAAAACCAGAAAGAAAACCCAGAATAAAACCAATCATTGAAGCCGCTGATAGCCTTTCTTTAGGCATTTCAATGGTAGTGGCAGTTGTTATGGGTGTCGGTATTGGAATCTTGCTTAAAAACATAACAGGAATTCCTTGGCTTTTTTGGATAGGGGTGAGCATAGGAATAGCGGCGGCAGTTTTAAATGTTTACAAGGCTTACTCTAAACAACATAAAGTAATGCAAGACTTAGCTAAAGAACCGCGATATGCGATAAAAAAACAACTTGATGAAGATGATGACGAGGACTATGGTGAAAAAAGTTATTAA
- the flgG gene encoding flagellar basal-body rod protein FlgG, translating to MMQSLYTASTGMLAMQTQIDTTANNIANVNTIGFKKSRAEFSDLMYKVMSYAGTATSDVTKSPTGIEVGLGVRPTAINKIFSEGSLKQTDNQLDIAITGKGFFKLELPDGTEVYTRNGAFKIDDNGTMVNSDGYTLVPQIVIPEDATNVSIATDGTVTVIQPGQTQAAVVGQILTTNYINPAGLHSLGDNIYIETDSSGQPVEGTPGVDGLGILRQGFVELSNVELVVELTDLITGQRAYDSNSKVITTSDEMLQTTNNLKR from the coding sequence ATGATGCAATCACTTTATACTGCCTCAACAGGAATGTTAGCGATGCAGACACAAATAGACACAACAGCAAATAATATTGCCAATGTAAACACAATAGGGTTTAAAAAATCTCGTGCAGAATTTTCTGACTTGATGTATAAGGTTATGTCTTATGCAGGAACTGCAACAAGTGATGTTACAAAAAGTCCTACTGGTATAGAAGTTGGACTTGGTGTTAGACCAACAGCAATTAATAAAATATTTTCAGAAGGAAGTCTGAAGCAAACTGACAATCAACTAGATATCGCCATAACAGGTAAAGGGTTTTTTAAACTTGAACTTCCAGATGGAACAGAAGTTTATACAAGAAATGGTGCTTTTAAGATAGATGATAACGGAACAATGGTAAACAGTGATGGATATACTCTTGTTCCTCAAATTGTAATACCTGAAGATGCAACAAATGTTAGTATAGCAACTGACGGAACGGTTACAGTAATTCAACCAGGGCAAACTCAAGCAGCAGTTGTTGGACAAATTTTAACAACAAACTACATAAATCCAGCAGGACTTCACTCCCTTGGAGATAACATATATATAGAAACAGACTCTTCTGGTCAACCAGTTGAGGGAACTCCAGGAGTAGATGGATTAGGAATCCTTAGACAAGGCTTTGTTGAGCTTAGTAATGTTGAACTAGTTGTTGAATTAACTGATCTTATAACAGGACAGCGTGCTTATGATTCTAACTCTAAAGTTATAACAACAAGTGATGAAATGCTGCAAACTACAAACAATCTCAAGAGATAA